A region from the Wolbachia endosymbiont (group A) of Rhinocyllus conicus genome encodes:
- a CDS encoding patatin-like phospholipase family protein: MTKYILSIDGGGIRGIIPAMILSRIEQKTGKPISQIFDLLVGTSTGATIVAGLCKKDSKGKLQYSADDLVNLYQEYGPYIFKSSFLRRSIFSWINGAQYPSKNIEYVLHKYFGDDILKNTLSNVLITSYDIHNNCPFFFKSWKEDRNFIKLRDVLRAATAAPTYFAPKYLKVNQKEMVLIDGGVFANNPAACSYASSRKLFPNDDVVLLSIGTGRSSHSIKYLRSKRFGKISWIKPLINVMFASGLDCVNYQLDQIINNSYIRIQSQLKVASTEMDNTTYENIKCLKKEAQTMIECNQKAIDKFCTVVS; the protein is encoded by the coding sequence ATGACAAAATATATTCTCTCAATTGATGGTGGTGGAATAAGAGGGATTATTCCAGCAATGATATTATCCAGAATAGAGCAAAAAACGGGTAAACCTATTTCTCAAATTTTTGATTTATTGGTGGGTACCTCAACTGGTGCTACTATTGTAGCAGGACTATGTAAAAAAGATAGCAAAGGAAAGCTACAATATTCAGCTGATGACTTGGTTAATCTTTATCAGGAGTACGGACCTTATATTTTTAAGTCTTCATTTCTAAGAAGATCAATATTTTCTTGGATTAACGGTGCACAATACCCCAGTAAAAATATTGAGTATGTACTTCATAAATATTTTGGCGATGATATCCTTAAAAACACTTTAAGTAATGTGTTGATTACGAGTTACGATATTCACAATAACTGCCCATTTTTCTTCAAAAGCTGGAAAGAGGATAGAAATTTTATTAAATTAAGGGATGTATTGAGAGCAGCAACTGCAGCACCTACTTACTTTGCACCTAAATATTTAAAAGTCAACCAAAAGGAAATGGTATTAATAGATGGAGGAGTTTTTGCCAATAATCCAGCAGCATGTAGCTATGCAAGCAGCAGAAAGCTATTTCCTAACGATGATGTAGTACTTCTTTCCATCGGTACTGGCAGATCGTCTCATTCCATTAAATACCTCAGATCGAAAAGATTTGGCAAAATATCCTGGATTAAGCCATTGATAAACGTAATGTTTGCCTCTGGACTAGATTGTGTAAATTATCAGTTAGACCAGATTATTAACAATAGCTATATCAGAATTCAATCGCAGCTAAAAGTAGCATCAACGGAGATGGACAATACAACATACGAAAATATCAAGTGTTTAAAAAAAGAAGCACAAACGATGATTGAATGTAATCAAAAAGCAATAGATAAATTCTGTACAGTAGTATCATAA
- a CDS encoding proton-conducting transporter membrane subunit, translating to MQLPILQVIIPIIASMFCFLTKKHKVSWFISFIATTITLIISSILLIKTYRGEIITYHLGNWAPPHGIELRIDVLNSLILTLVNFIALISVLYSFYINEKEISKNKITGFYSLFLLCLSGLLGILVTNDIFNLYVFLEISSLSSYVLVSMGRDKKALVAAFEYLISGTIGATFYLFGVGLLYSMTGTLNMSDMAERIVPLYDNNIIKLGTLFIFVGLSIKMALFPLSRWLINAYSEAPSFISIFFSGTVTKVMIYVFIRIFYTVFHQNFFLFKPSLSNVIIILALCAVIFGSISAITAKDIRRLLANSSVSQIGYIILALSFNSKIGVFAAILHIVNHSIIKTSLFMAAGCISYKFDTTKIENLSGLKKSMPYTALAFTLLSLALVGVPLTNGFVSKWYIMKAVIESRAWISLIAFAAGSFLALIYMWKMVEKMYFENSAASSAGMTLGKINDVPFPMLFCLLFMAALTIVTGIYSTPIRLVVEKLVF from the coding sequence ATGCAATTACCAATTTTACAAGTTATTATACCAATAATTGCATCAATGTTTTGCTTTCTTACCAAGAAACACAAGGTATCTTGGTTTATTTCTTTTATTGCAACAACAATCACTCTTATCATTTCATCAATACTACTCATAAAAACATATAGAGGCGAGATTATAACTTATCACCTTGGAAATTGGGCTCCTCCGCATGGAATAGAGTTAAGAATCGACGTGTTAAACTCCTTGATTCTAACTTTGGTGAATTTTATAGCGCTGATTAGCGTGCTTTATAGCTTTTATATTAACGAAAAAGAAATTAGCAAAAACAAAATCACTGGTTTTTACTCTCTATTTCTACTGTGCTTAAGCGGACTGCTCGGGATTCTAGTAACAAACGACATATTCAATCTTTATGTTTTTTTGGAAATTTCATCTCTTTCTTCTTATGTATTAGTTTCAATGGGAAGGGATAAAAAAGCCTTGGTTGCAGCATTTGAATATCTAATTAGTGGCACTATAGGGGCAACGTTTTACTTGTTTGGTGTTGGGCTTTTGTACTCCATGACAGGAACGCTCAATATGTCTGACATGGCTGAAAGAATAGTTCCATTATACGATAACAACATCATAAAACTTGGCACATTGTTCATTTTTGTTGGTCTCTCAATTAAAATGGCACTGTTTCCATTAAGCAGGTGGCTGATTAATGCATATAGTGAGGCGCCAAGTTTCATTAGCATATTCTTTTCAGGCACAGTGACAAAAGTGATGATATATGTTTTCATTAGGATCTTCTATACTGTTTTCCATCAGAATTTCTTCTTATTTAAACCATCACTAAGCAACGTGATAATTATCCTCGCACTTTGCGCTGTTATATTTGGGTCAATATCTGCAATAACTGCAAAAGATATAAGAAGACTGCTTGCTAATTCTAGTGTCAGCCAAATTGGTTATATAATTTTAGCACTGAGTTTTAACTCAAAAATAGGTGTATTTGCAGCAATTCTTCACATAGTAAACCACAGCATAATAAAAACATCTTTATTCATGGCTGCAGGATGTATTTCTTACAAATTTGATACAACAAAAATAGAGAATTTATCGGGACTCAAGAAATCAATGCCTTATACAGCACTTGCGTTTACTCTACTTAGTTTAGCATTAGTCGGTGTGCCGCTAACAAATGGCTTTGTAAGCAAATGGTATATAATGAAAGCAGTTATAGAATCTCGCGCGTGGATCTCCCTGATAGCTTTTGCTGCCGGTTCTTTTCTTGCACTAATATACATGTGGAAGATGGTAGAGAAAATGTATTTTGAAAATAGTGCAGCATCAAGCGCTGGAATGACACTAGGCAAAATTAATGATGTGCCATTTCCTATGCTTTTCTGTCTATTGTTTATGGCAGCTTTAACAATAGTAACTGGAATATATAGCACTCCAATTCGGTTAGTAGTTGAGAAGTTGGTTTTTTGA
- a CDS encoding IS110 family transposase gives MINNFLGIDVSKERFDVFLSFISKKGKREARKRKFKNDDTGFQGLLDFLQKHNVEEVKACMESTGCYSEALAEFLYKAGYFVSVVNPARINFYAKSKLARQKNDQSDAEIIADYCQRQEPTRWTPPSPEMKKLKHLYRCSVALKDELTLVNNHLEKKERLPEEVANAWEDLAMNITQKIETIKNSVRELLNQHKELLENFQLLLTIPGIGEESAIAILAEVSDIEAFRDARQLAAYAGVIPRNMTSGSSVYAKPKLSKSGSRTLRKALYFPAIVAKNHNSIIKTYCERLKEKGKHNMAVVGAAMRKLLHIVFGVLSSRKAFNPDHIKNYRVRRFTEA, from the coding sequence ATGATCAACAACTTTCTTGGTATAGATGTTTCAAAAGAACGCTTTGATGTTTTTCTTTCGTTTATAAGTAAAAAAGGAAAACGTGAAGCTAGGAAAAGGAAATTTAAAAATGATGATACTGGATTTCAAGGTCTGCTGGACTTTCTACAAAAACATAACGTAGAAGAAGTAAAAGCTTGCATGGAATCCACCGGTTGTTATAGTGAAGCTTTAGCTGAATTCCTTTACAAGGCTGGATATTTTGTTAGTGTTGTAAACCCAGCTCGCATAAATTTTTATGCAAAAAGTAAGCTCGCACGGCAAAAGAATGACCAGTCTGATGCAGAGATTATTGCTGATTATTGTCAAAGACAAGAACCTACTCGTTGGACACCACCTTCTCCTGAAATGAAAAAATTAAAACATCTTTATCGTTGCTCGGTTGCGTTAAAAGACGAGTTAACATTAGTAAATAACCACTTAGAAAAAAAAGAGAGACTGCCTGAAGAAGTTGCAAATGCTTGGGAAGACCTTGCAATGAATATAACTCAAAAAATAGAAACAATAAAAAACTCCGTACGTGAACTATTAAATCAACACAAAGAATTGTTGGAAAATTTTCAACTTCTATTGACTATTCCAGGCATAGGAGAAGAATCAGCAATAGCTATTTTAGCTGAAGTTTCTGACATAGAGGCTTTTAGAGATGCCAGGCAATTGGCGGCGTATGCAGGTGTTATACCACGAAATATGACGTCAGGTTCCTCTGTATATGCCAAGCCTAAGCTAAGTAAATCAGGTTCACGGACATTGCGTAAGGCTCTTTATTTTCCTGCTATAGTAGCTAAAAATCACAACTCTATTATTAAAACTTACTGCGAAAGATTAAAGGAAAAAGGCAAGCATAATATGGCCGTTGTGGGAGCTGCAATGCGTAAATTACTCCATATAGTTTTTGGTGTTTTAAGTTCAAGGAAGGCTTTTAATCCAGATCATATCAAGAACTATAGAGTTAGGAGGTTTACTGAAGCTTAA
- a CDS encoding NADH-ubiquinone oxidoreductase subunit NDUFA12 family protein, with protein MLSKICNAIKRLLRREDKFVGRDENGNSYYESSKGKRWIMYSSVSEPTTVSPEWHIWLHYTDNVVPVNNKKRKVKHTPNLTGTKDAYYPNQKVKNYYKSWSPDN; from the coding sequence ATGTTATCTAAAATTTGTAACGCAATAAAACGCCTATTACGAAGAGAAGATAAATTTGTAGGAAGAGATGAAAATGGAAATTCTTACTATGAATCAAGTAAAGGGAAAAGGTGGATTATGTATAGCAGTGTTTCTGAGCCTACAACAGTGTCTCCGGAATGGCATATATGGCTTCACTATACTGATAATGTAGTACCAGTTAATAATAAAAAAAGAAAAGTAAAACATACTCCTAATTTAACGGGTACAAAAGATGCATACTATCCAAACCAAAAAGTGAAAAATTACTATAAAAGCTGGAGTCCTGATAACTAA
- a CDS encoding collagen-like protein: MRFKLEKEDAPGKDCSNAARYVITTKVRVNSETTVSLPTTSYVIIDEPRGERLIVIDHICRTEKVLNSSLQGLQLKLEKVGDDNKLALVTDSGEYYYYYHDGNIINIATIDFIPQSRKNGEYVHVYDYDTRSIKFKPLESSKVLIDPKDVISSKNMSLIGSRLDIRTGDNVFKESQYEYKFYKSVEIHNSTGSKVGMLNNVVPIFDRRSDDFKLSPFHEIKRLNVKNSYFATEKLGSNYVGCISDENGECKNFYSLNPNSFGYKYDHNLDLYPYYYNLENFGNFLEVDVVNTREFEDLKAEVQHLKEQIKQLRHTEQVEGMPRLPGYRGPPGYRGPPGDKGLRGHEGFPGEKGRQGEPGSPGFRDHSGLPGGKGFPGQKGERGIDGFPGPKGEPGYGWPGPKGEKGVPGIKGEKGNPGMDAKPENVAAILLSSELERFGKALFNTPITELKGKTLNNYVTQDLPKEIANNKNLKKSIKGEKGDQGLRGDTVFIVNKLFS, encoded by the coding sequence ATGCGTTTTAAACTAGAAAAGGAAGATGCCCCAGGTAAAGACTGTAGTAACGCAGCTCGTTATGTGATAACTACTAAAGTAAGAGTAAATAGCGAAACAACAGTTAGTCTACCTACTACATCTTACGTTATTATTGATGAGCCTAGAGGTGAGCGCCTTATTGTGATTGACCATATCTGTAGAACAGAAAAGGTGCTGAATAGTTCATTGCAAGGACTACAACTAAAGCTAGAAAAAGTAGGAGATGACAACAAGTTAGCTTTGGTTACTGACTCAGGTGAATATTACTATTATTACCATGATGGCAATATTATTAATATAGCTACTATTGATTTTATACCTCAATCCCGCAAGAATGGTGAATATGTTCATGTATATGATTATGATACACGTTCTATAAAATTTAAACCACTTGAAAGTAGTAAGGTTTTAATAGATCCAAAAGATGTAATAAGTAGTAAAAATATGAGTCTTATTGGCAGTAGACTTGATATACGAACTGGAGACAATGTTTTTAAAGAATCACAATATGAATACAAATTTTATAAGAGCGTTGAAATACATAACTCCACTGGTAGTAAGGTTGGTATGTTGAATAATGTTGTTCCAATATTCGATAGGAGAAGTGATGATTTCAAATTATCTCCTTTTCATGAAATAAAGAGATTGAATGTGAAAAATAGCTATTTCGCAACAGAAAAGTTAGGCAGCAATTATGTTGGTTGCATATCGGATGAAAATGGCGAATGCAAAAACTTCTATTCGTTAAACCCTAATTCTTTTGGGTATAAATACGATCATAACTTAGATTTATATCCTTATTATTATAACTTAGAAAATTTTGGTAACTTTTTGGAGGTTGATGTGGTGAATACTAGAGAATTTGAAGACTTAAAAGCAGAAGTTCAACATTTAAAAGAGCAAATTAAGCAATTAAGACATACAGAACAAGTAGAAGGAATGCCTAGACTTCCAGGTTATCGAGGTCCTCCAGGTTATCGAGGTCCTCCAGGTGATAAAGGTCTAAGAGGTCATGAAGGTTTTCCAGGTGAAAAAGGTAGACAGGGCGAGCCTGGGTCGCCAGGCTTTAGAGATCATTCAGGTCTTCCAGGTGGAAAAGGTTTTCCAGGTCAAAAAGGTGAGAGAGGTATTGACGGTTTTCCAGGTCCTAAAGGTGAGCCAGGTTATGGTTGGCCAGGTCCAAAGGGTGAGAAAGGTGTTCCAGGCATTAAAGGTGAAAAAGGTAATCCTGGAATGGATGCAAAGCCCGAGAATGTGGCAGCTATTTTATTATCAAGTGAACTAGAAAGATTCGGAAAAGCGCTGTTTAATACACCTATAACTGAATTAAAAGGTAAAACACTTAATAACTATGTTACTCAAGACCTGCCGAAGGAAATTGCAAATAATAAAAACTTAAAAAAAAGTATAAAGGGTGAAAAGGGCGATCAAGGATTAAGAGGAGATACCGTTTTTATTGTCAACAAATTATTTAGCTAA
- the mraY gene encoding phospho-N-acetylmuramoyl-pentapeptide-transferase, translating to MILATKVFFTSFVFGFILFPYFIKLLKKISKDGQPIRSCGPESHLITKKNVPPMGGIIILISSLLPILLWAQLTLEILLLILITLFFALLGFIDDYLKLKTNHYRGLSAKTKILIQFIVTLVSMSILKLYSAEGFTKTSLFKGVIIDFGYLYVPFAAFVIVGSANAVNLTDGLDGLAATQVITSFAFLGLIAYITQADMNITLFCIAFIGAILSFLWFNTHPAKIFMGDVGSLSIGAALGLTSVLMKREMLFAVIGIIFVIETLSVIIQISYFKYTKFKYGEGKRVFLMAPIHHHFEKKGWSENVIVMKFWIISIICSVFTITFLL from the coding sequence ATGATCTTAGCTACAAAAGTATTTTTTACCTCATTTGTTTTTGGGTTTATTCTTTTTCCCTATTTTATAAAGCTTCTAAAAAAAATAAGTAAAGATGGGCAACCAATTAGATCATGTGGACCAGAAAGTCATTTAATAACAAAAAAGAATGTACCACCTATGGGCGGAATAATAATACTGATTTCTTCTTTATTACCAATTTTACTCTGGGCTCAGTTAACACTAGAAATCTTGCTGCTGATATTGATAACTCTATTTTTTGCTCTACTTGGATTTATTGATGATTATTTAAAATTGAAGACAAATCACTATCGAGGTTTAAGTGCAAAAACCAAAATACTTATTCAGTTTATTGTAACTTTGGTTAGTATGTCTATACTTAAGCTATACTCTGCTGAAGGTTTTACAAAAACGTCTCTATTTAAAGGAGTAATAATCGACTTTGGCTATCTATATGTTCCGTTTGCTGCGTTTGTAATTGTCGGCTCTGCTAATGCTGTGAATCTCACAGATGGTTTGGATGGCCTTGCTGCAACTCAAGTCATCACTTCCTTTGCTTTTTTGGGGCTAATTGCATATATAACTCAAGCAGATATGAATATTACTTTATTCTGCATTGCATTTATAGGAGCTATTTTAAGTTTCTTGTGGTTTAACACACATCCAGCAAAAATATTTATGGGTGATGTTGGTAGCTTGTCAATTGGTGCAGCTTTAGGGTTAACTAGCGTTTTAATGAAGAGAGAAATGCTTTTTGCCGTTATTGGAATAATCTTTGTAATAGAGACTCTATCTGTGATTATTCAGATATCATATTTTAAATATACAAAGTTTAAATATGGAGAAGGAAAAAGAGTTTTTCTTATGGCACCAATACATCATCACTTTGAGAAGAAGGGATGGTCAGAAAATGTAATCGTTATGAAATTTTGGATAATTTCTATTATCTGTTCAGTTTTTACTATAACTTTCTTATTATAA
- the der gene encoding ribosome biogenesis GTPase Der, translated as MLKIAIVGLPNAGKSTLFNRLVGRKAAVVSNIPGVTRDRREGIGRISDLEFKVIDTGGWNDQTNFSLQVIEQIKFSLLSADIIFFLVDAKVQNEQNKEFAKWLKRKINKPVILIANKCESHKSENVDYLQFFDFLGPVYISAEHNLGMVDLYDVLAGVIENLNENTDLLGSESSKLRIAIIGRPNVGKSTFLNSLLTENRVIVNSEPGTTRDSVDIVYDHNGELITLIDTAGIRRKANVIDDLESRFVEKSLESIKRSHVVVLMLDSLVGIEQQDLSIGEAAIKGGKGIIVVLNKWDLIGKDDRSKLIKFVKQQEVTRLFLEVPTVTISALKGMRCGDVIDKCLEVSESLNKKVSTAKLNKWLIDALDRHSHPLVKGKAVKMKYIAQIGTKPPAFSLICNIPESVDESYKRYLINDLRKNFFVDGVPVRLLLKKNKNPYAK; from the coding sequence ATGCTAAAAATCGCTATAGTAGGCCTACCAAATGCTGGTAAATCAACTCTTTTTAATAGATTGGTGGGAAGAAAAGCAGCGGTGGTCAGCAATATTCCAGGGGTTACACGAGATAGAAGAGAAGGAATAGGCAGAATTAGCGATTTAGAGTTTAAAGTTATAGATACAGGAGGATGGAACGACCAAACTAATTTTTCACTACAAGTTATTGAACAAATAAAATTTTCTCTATTGAGTGCAGATATAATTTTCTTTCTTGTTGATGCAAAAGTGCAAAATGAGCAAAACAAAGAATTTGCAAAGTGGCTGAAGAGAAAAATAAATAAACCTGTAATCCTCATAGCAAATAAATGTGAGAGTCATAAATCCGAAAATGTTGATTATTTGCAGTTTTTTGATTTTCTTGGCCCGGTGTATATCTCTGCCGAACATAATCTTGGTATGGTTGATCTTTATGATGTATTAGCTGGTGTTATTGAAAATTTGAACGAAAACACTGATCTATTGGGCAGTGAGTCCAGTAAACTTAGAATTGCAATCATCGGTCGCCCAAATGTCGGAAAATCAACTTTTTTAAACAGCCTACTTACAGAAAACAGAGTAATAGTGAATTCAGAGCCAGGCACCACACGTGATTCTGTAGATATTGTATATGATCATAATGGGGAGCTAATTACTCTCATTGATACTGCAGGAATCCGCAGAAAGGCGAATGTTATAGATGACTTAGAATCAAGATTTGTTGAAAAAAGCTTAGAATCAATCAAGCGCTCTCATGTGGTAGTTTTAATGCTAGACTCCCTAGTTGGTATTGAGCAGCAGGATTTATCAATTGGTGAAGCTGCAATTAAGGGAGGGAAAGGGATTATTGTTGTTTTAAATAAGTGGGATTTAATAGGTAAGGATGACAGAAGTAAGTTAATAAAATTTGTCAAACAACAGGAAGTGACTCGGTTATTCTTGGAAGTGCCAACTGTAACAATTTCTGCATTGAAAGGCATGCGCTGCGGCGATGTGATAGATAAGTGTCTTGAAGTGAGTGAATCTTTGAACAAGAAAGTCAGCACTGCAAAACTGAATAAGTGGCTAATTGATGCTTTAGATAGGCACTCTCACCCGCTTGTAAAAGGTAAAGCAGTTAAAATGAAGTATATCGCTCAAATTGGTACTAAACCTCCAGCTTTTTCTTTGATATGTAACATACCTGAAAGTGTTGATGAAAGTTATAAACGCTATTTAATTAATGATCTTAGAAAAAATTTCTTCGTAGATGGTGTGCCAGTCAGATTACTTTTGAAAAAAAATAAAAATCCCTATGCAAAATGA
- the virB9 gene encoding P-type conjugative transfer protein VirB9, with translation MIGLLFAVLLFFCGSDALAKQEPRSIAGDNHIKVINYNPQAIHKYTGFYGYQSSILFEPGEVIQNLSMGDSTGWQLLPQGNRLFIKPIDDIADTNATIITNKRVYYFELHAEEATGLDDPKLAYEVRFLYPLFSSDEIYTTNNGDIFEQASHTIIPDINDIEVVKKGLNFNYSISHVKGSQSIIPIKVFDDGKFTYLQFNKINSDFPAVFMVDSAGYESLVNFRTADNYLIIERVSSVFTLRNGSSTVCLFNENMPFKKGK, from the coding sequence ATGATTGGTTTACTGTTTGCCGTACTGTTGTTTTTTTGTGGTAGTGATGCACTTGCAAAACAGGAGCCACGTTCAATAGCTGGAGATAATCACATAAAGGTAATAAATTATAACCCACAAGCTATACATAAGTATACGGGTTTTTATGGTTATCAATCCAGCATATTGTTTGAACCAGGGGAGGTAATACAAAACCTTTCAATGGGTGATTCAACTGGTTGGCAACTCCTTCCTCAAGGTAACAGATTGTTTATTAAGCCTATAGATGATATTGCCGATACTAACGCAACTATAATTACCAATAAAAGAGTTTATTACTTTGAACTTCATGCTGAAGAAGCAACTGGACTAGATGATCCAAAATTAGCATATGAAGTAAGGTTTCTTTATCCATTATTTAGCAGTGATGAGATTTACACAACAAATAACGGCGATATCTTCGAACAAGCTAGTCATACCATTATTCCTGATATAAACGACATTGAAGTTGTAAAGAAGGGCTTAAATTTTAATTATTCCATCTCGCACGTTAAAGGCAGTCAGTCAATAATACCAATTAAAGTTTTTGATGACGGAAAATTTACATATCTACAATTCAATAAAATAAACTCTGATTTCCCGGCAGTTTTTATGGTTGATTCTGCAGGGTATGAGTCTTTAGTAAACTTCCGTACAGCTGACAACTACCTAATAATCGAAAGGGTGAGTTCAGTGTTTACCTTAAGGAATGGATCAAGTACAGTTTGCCTATTTAATGAAAACATGCCTTTCAAAAAAGGTAAGTGA
- a CDS encoding demethoxyubiquinone hydroxylase family protein, producing MEKERNLNNLRYSNNQFLQQAIRVNHAGEYGAICIYSGQKFILKKSSIINEIIEMEEQEKKHFHYFNEKIKEQKVRPTVLSPVWRVLGVSLGVATAIMGKKAAMACTAAVEEVIGEHYKEQVSHLEDGELRETISKFRDEELEHRDIAIQHNAESAFGYNILSSFIKTGCKTAIYLSKLI from the coding sequence GTGGAGAAAGAAAGAAATCTAAATAATTTAAGGTACAGCAACAATCAGTTCTTGCAACAGGCAATTAGAGTAAATCATGCTGGGGAATATGGAGCTATTTGCATTTATTCTGGTCAAAAATTTATTCTTAAAAAATCTTCTATAATCAATGAAATAATTGAAATGGAAGAGCAGGAAAAAAAGCATTTTCACTATTTTAATGAGAAAATCAAAGAGCAAAAAGTTCGTCCTACTGTTTTGTCGCCAGTTTGGCGTGTTTTAGGAGTGTCACTTGGCGTTGCAACTGCCATTATGGGCAAAAAAGCTGCTATGGCTTGCACTGCTGCAGTTGAAGAAGTTATAGGGGAGCACTACAAAGAGCAAGTTTCACATTTAGAAGATGGGGAATTAAGAGAAACTATAAGTAAATTCCGCGATGAGGAGCTAGAACACAGAGATATTGCAATTCAGCACAATGCTGAAAGCGCATTTGGCTACAACATTTTATCTTCATTCATAAAAACAGGCTGCAAAACTGCTATTTACTTGTCCAAGTTAATTTAA
- a CDS encoding ribonuclease HII yields MKYPDFTLENKLSGVIAGVDEVGRGPLAGPVISAAVVFIDRNTIIDGINDSKKLTPQCRQVLYEKIISVAKFGIGMASVEEINSYNILQATKLSMKRALIDLDLELDYVLVDGNQPPEVKWQVKSIVNGDNLSTSIAAASIVAKVTRDRLMQELHNKHPEYNWYKNKGYGTKEHLNAIGLYGITEHHRKNFAPISRAL; encoded by the coding sequence ATGAAATACCCAGACTTTACATTAGAAAATAAATTATCAGGAGTGATAGCAGGAGTGGATGAAGTTGGAAGAGGTCCGCTAGCTGGTCCAGTAATATCCGCAGCCGTAGTGTTTATTGATAGAAATACAATTATTGATGGAATCAACGACTCGAAAAAGTTGACTCCTCAATGTAGGCAAGTCCTATATGAAAAAATAATATCCGTTGCAAAATTTGGTATAGGAATGGCAAGCGTAGAAGAAATAAATTCATACAATATCTTGCAAGCAACAAAACTTTCAATGAAACGTGCGTTGATAGACCTGGACCTAGAATTAGATTATGTGCTAGTTGATGGTAATCAACCACCTGAAGTGAAATGGCAAGTGAAATCCATAGTAAATGGTGATAATTTGAGTACATCAATTGCAGCAGCTTCAATCGTTGCAAAAGTTACGAGAGATCGGCTTATGCAAGAATTGCACAATAAGCATCCTGAATATAATTGGTATAAAAATAAAGGATATGGGACAAAAGAGCACCTTAACGCTATTGGCCTTTATGGAATTACAGAACATCATAGAAAAAACTTTGCACCCATATCTCGGGCATTATAG
- a CDS encoding disulfide bond formation protein B, with protein sequence MNTLLYTFRGLYNNLLKVVCNNSRIPTIFLLSSAFALIFAYVLEYFFNMLPCKLCTYERVVYYVAGLLAVVCMLKDNKILIYAMFCSYLIGAVISFYHVGLELHLFHDILGCTEQASGNVSIEELRNNLLNPNYSPSCDRPHYVLGVSLATWNLIYLIAALFVSGKVYCGERKKSK encoded by the coding sequence ATGAATACTCTGCTTTATACTTTCAGGGGTCTTTATAATAATTTACTTAAAGTCGTGTGTAATAACTCCAGAATTCCTACAATCTTTCTGCTATCAAGTGCTTTTGCTCTAATTTTTGCATATGTGCTAGAATATTTTTTCAACATGCTGCCATGCAAGTTATGTACATACGAGCGGGTAGTTTACTATGTTGCAGGGTTACTTGCAGTAGTATGCATGCTTAAAGACAACAAAATTCTAATCTATGCAATGTTTTGCAGCTACCTCATAGGTGCAGTAATATCTTTTTATCATGTAGGCCTTGAACTCCACTTATTTCATGACATTTTAGGATGCACAGAGCAAGCAAGTGGTAACGTTAGTATAGAAGAGCTCAGAAATAATCTACTAAACCCTAATTACTCTCCATCTTGTGACAGACCTCATTATGTTCTAGGTGTTTCCTTAGCAACATGGAATTTAATTTATCTCATAGCAGCTCTGTTCGTATCAGGTAAGGTGTATTGTGGAGAAAGAAAGAAATCTAAATAA
- the mlaD gene encoding outer membrane lipid asymmetry maintenance protein MlaD: protein MRRSNILEITAGLFVLIFTIFLIFFAIDKLSYIKKNYKDCYKIYGLFANANGIGVGDSVKISGVDVGSITGVSLDKATYIARIDMCVSRDIKLPVDSSALITSSGVVGSKFVNISPGSDIKLILHGGKIEYTQAEANMGGIMDRILGMFTK from the coding sequence ATGCGAAGGTCAAATATACTTGAAATAACCGCTGGATTATTTGTATTAATTTTCACTATTTTTCTGATTTTCTTTGCTATTGATAAGCTATCTTACATAAAGAAAAACTATAAGGATTGCTATAAAATATATGGTCTTTTTGCTAACGCTAACGGTATAGGAGTTGGTGATAGTGTCAAGATCTCTGGTGTGGACGTTGGAAGCATAACTGGTGTGTCACTTGACAAAGCTACCTACATAGCACGAATCGATATGTGCGTAAGCCGAGATATAAAGTTGCCAGTTGATAGCTCAGCTCTGATCACTAGCAGTGGAGTTGTTGGCAGTAAATTTGTTAATATATCACCTGGATCAGATATTAAACTAATCTTGCACGGTGGTAAAATAGAGTATACTCAAGCTGAAGCAAATATGGGTGGAATAATGGACAGAATTCTTGGTATGTTTACGAAGTGA